In Nicotiana tabacum cultivar K326 chromosome 21, ASM71507v2, whole genome shotgun sequence, one DNA window encodes the following:
- the LOC142175091 gene encoding protein PAT1 homolog 2-like — protein MPQWTPTGLSLNTRLQNHWISHAGLIHGDHSSLLNSISPHQFPQNGLLSPQLMSPRQLQQQRLHPSAQPSLAHFSALRSQFNSFPSPSHLGKYGSADSRDSRSKSSNKGRQNVRFSQQASEAGSQKSESNVSKFRSKYMTGDEIESILKMQHPATHGNDPYVDDYYHQARLAKKAAESRSKYRFCPNKEQPSRSRNSTESQPHLHVDAKGQISFSSIRRPRPLLEYDPPGFVCNGSGEHDMSEKPLEQEPMLAARITIEDGFYLLLEVDDIDRLLQFSQPQDGGAQLRRKRQILLEGMAASLQLVDPLGKSGSSVGLTPKDDIVFLWLVSLPKGRKLISRYLQLLAPGGELARIVCMAIFRHLRFLFGGHPPNPGATETITNFAKTVSACTRGMDLNLLSACLAAVVCSSEQPPLRPLGSPAGDGASIILKSVLEKATHLLTDPQAVNSFSMPNPALWQASFDAFFGLLTKYCLSKYDSIMQSILPQTLSNTETFDAEAARAVSREMPVELLRASLPHTNEQQRKLLLNFAQRSMPVTGSNAHGGSTGQISPESVSC, from the coding sequence ATGCCACAGTGGACCCCTACGGGTCTTTCTCTCAATACCCGGCTGCAAAACCACTGGATTAGTCATGCCGGTCTCATCCATGGGGATCATTCTAGCCTCTTAAATAGTATATCTCCACATCAATTTCCTCAGAATGGGTTATTGTCCCCTCAGTTAATGTCCCCCCGGCAGCTACAGCAGCAGAGATTGCATCCTTCAGCTCAACCATCTTTAGCTCATTTTTCTGCACTGCGTTCCCAATTTAATTCCTTTCCTTCACCTTCCCATCTGGGTAAGTATGGATCGGCTGATTCGAGAGATTCAAGATCTAAGTCATCAAATAAAGGTAGACAGAATGTGCGCTTTTCTCAACAAGCCTCTGAAGCTGGTAGCCAAAAAAGTGAGAGTAATGTTTCCAAGTTCAGATCTAAGTACATGACTGGTGATGAAATAGAGAGCATCCTGAAAATGCAGCATCCCGCAACACATGGCAATGATCCATATGTGGACGATTATTATCACCAAGCTCGGCTTGCAAAGAAAGCAGCTGAGTCGAGGTCAAAATATCGTTTTTGTCCAAACAAGGAGCAACCTTCACGGTCACGTAATAGCACAGAGTCACAACCTCATCTCCATGTTGATGCTAAGGGGCAGATTTCATTTTCCTCCATTCGCAGGCCTCGTCCTCTTCTTGAATATGATCCACCCGGATTTGTATGTAATGGCAGTGGTGAACATGACATGTCTGAGAAACCTTTAGAGCAGGAACCAATGCTTGCAGCTAGAATTACAATAGAGGATGGTTTCTATCTTCTCCTTGAGGTTGATGACATCGACAGGCTACTTCAGTTTAGTCAGCCGCAAGATGGAGGTGCTCAGCTGAGGCGGAAGCGGCAGATCCTGTTGGAAGGCATGGCTGCCTCACTTCAGCTTGTTGACCCGCTTGGAAAAAGTGGGAGTTCAGTTGGGCTTACCCCTAAAGATGACATTGTGTTCTTATGGCTGGTGTCTCTTCCAAAAGGCCGGAAACTCATTTCAAGGTATCTTCAACTTCTGGCACCCGGTGGCGAGCTTGCAAGAATAGTTTGCATGGCAATTTTTCGGCATTTAAGGTTTTTGTTTGGCGGTCATCCACCTAATCCAGGAGCCACTGAGACGATTACTAATTTTGCAAAAACAGTCTCTGCATGTACCCGTGGCATGGACCTTAATTTGCTTAGTGCTTGTCTAGCTGCTGTTGTTTGTTCCTCAGAGCAGCCGCCTCTTCGTCCTCTTGGAAGCCCTGCTGGAGATGGAGCCTCTATTATTCTTAAATCTGTTCTTGAAAAGGCAACTCATCTCTTGACTGATCCTCAGGCTGTTAACAGCTTCAGCATGCCTAATCCTGCTCTTTGGCAGGCATCATTTGATGCCTTTTTTGGTTTACTTACTAAGTACTGCTTGAGTAAGTACGACTCAATAATGCAATCGATCCTTCCACAGACTCTGTCAAACACAGAAACGTTTGATGCAGAAGCTGCAAGAGCTGTAAGCAGAGAGATGCCGGTCGAACTTTTACGTGCTAGTCTCCCGCACACAAATGAGCAGCAGAGGAAGCTGTTGTTGAATTTTGCTCAGAGGTCCATGCCTGTGACTGGATCCAATGCTCACGGTGGAAGCACTGGACAAATAAGTCCTGAATCTGTAAGCTGCTAG